A window from Kovacikia minuta CCNUW1 encodes these proteins:
- a CDS encoding PDDEXK family nuclease, which produces MLEVDITSPSTIKLPIYSQLGVPEIWRYTKQGVQLLQLQDGTYNPCEYSPTFPFVSGAILNQFLQQAETQDDNTVIRSWRKWVRETIKRETIKEEG; this is translated from the coding sequence GTGCTTGAAGTTGATATTACCAGTCCCTCCACCATAAAATTGCCTATTTATAGCCAGTTAGGAGTGCCTGAAATTTGGCGGTATACGAAACAAGGAGTACAGCTTCTTCAGTTGCAGGACGGAACCTACAATCCCTGTGAGTATAGCCCCACCTTCCCATTTGTCTCTGGAGCCATCCTGAATCAGTTTTTACAGCAAGCAGAAACCCAGGATGACAACACCGTGATCCGTTCCTGGCGCAAATGGGTCAGGGAAACCATAAAGAGGGAAACGATAAAGGAAGAGGGATGA
- a CDS encoding DUF561 domain-containing protein, whose protein sequence is MTISKLQNALDQGNALKIISGLNNFDAERVAATVKAADRGGATFVDIAADPDLVRLAKQLTNLPVCVSAVEPEQFVTAVEAGADLIEIGNFDSFYAQGRRFEAAEVLALTHATRHLLPSIILSVTVPHILPLDQQVQLAEELVKAGADIIQTEGGTSSHPTHSGTLGLIEKAAPTLAAAYEISRAVGVPVLCASGLSNVTAPMAIAAGASGIGVGSAINQLNSEVAMVAAVRSLVEALATVRRTRVLV, encoded by the coding sequence ATGACGATTTCCAAGCTACAAAATGCCCTGGATCAGGGAAACGCTCTGAAAATTATTAGCGGGTTGAATAACTTTGATGCGGAGCGGGTTGCTGCAACGGTCAAAGCTGCCGATCGCGGTGGCGCAACGTTTGTTGATATTGCCGCCGATCCAGACCTGGTGAGATTGGCAAAACAGCTGACCAATCTTCCCGTGTGCGTTTCCGCTGTGGAACCAGAGCAATTTGTAACCGCTGTAGAAGCGGGGGCAGACCTGATTGAAATTGGTAACTTTGATAGCTTTTATGCTCAAGGTCGCCGCTTTGAAGCCGCAGAAGTCCTGGCTCTGACCCATGCTACCCGTCACCTGCTGCCATCAATCATCCTTTCCGTAACCGTTCCCCACATTCTGCCTTTAGATCAGCAGGTGCAATTGGCAGAAGAACTGGTCAAGGCGGGTGCAGATATTATCCAGACAGAAGGGGGGACCAGCAGTCACCCCACCCACTCTGGCACCCTGGGTCTGATTGAAAAAGCCGCCCCCACCCTGGCTGCCGCCTACGAAATCTCCCGTGCGGTTGGAGTCCCTGTCCTCTGTGCATCCGGTCTGTCAAATGTGACTGCGCCGATGGCGATCGCTGCTGGCGCGTCTGGTATTGGTGTGGGTTCTGCCATCAACCAGCTCAATAGCGAAGTCGCTATGGTTGCCGCTGTTCGCAGTCTGGTAGAAGCCCTGGCAACAGTCCGTCGAACCAGGGTGTTGGTTTAA
- a CDS encoding Uma2 family endonuclease, with the protein MTVSALQPQHQEVSQRIILKGISWQTYKTLLAELGDHRASRLAYKDNILEITMPSNRHETNTKILERIIEALTEELDLPNKGFRSTTLNREDLQRGAEPDSCYYIQSVDRIQGRELDLARGSRTRFSA; encoded by the coding sequence ATGACTGTCTCAGCACTTCAGCCTCAGCATCAAGAAGTGTCGCAACGGATTATTCTGAAGGGAATAAGCTGGCAAACCTATAAGACGTTGTTAGCCGAACTGGGAGACCATCGAGCTTCCCGGTTGGCCTATAAGGACAACATATTGGAAATTACAATGCCCTCGAACAGGCACGAAACGAATACGAAGATTTTAGAACGTATCATCGAAGCCTTAACTGAAGAGTTAGACCTACCCAATAAAGGTTTCCGTTCAACAACATTGAACCGGGAAGACTTGCAGCGAGGAGCAGAGCCAGATTCCTGCTACTACATTCAAAGCGTCGATCGGATTCAAGGAAGAGAACTAGACCTTGCCAGAGGATCCCGCACCCGATTTAGTGCTTGA